In the genome of Thermoproteus tenax Kra 1, the window GCCGAGTGGTCGTTCGCAGCCAAGGTCATGCGGATGCTATACCGGAGGGCCGGCTACGACTACCCCATAAGGCTGATCTACTTCACTGAGGACAAAGGCGTGAAGGTCGAGGAGGAAGTCTATCTGTATCCTGGCAATGAGAAAGACGATGAACATCTGCTCAGAGCGTTGGAGGAGCGCGTAGCGAGGATAGCCGGGTCGGATAAGGATTAAAAGCTCATTTCGAGGAGACATCGTATGGAGGCAAGCTATGATGTAATAGTAGTAGGTGGAGGCATAGCGGGATTCTCAGCCGCGCTGTACGCGGCTAGACAGAAACTGAAGACGTTAGTGATAGCTAAAGACATAGGAGGGCAGTTGAATATGACAACCTTAGTTGAGAACTACCCTGCCATCTTCAAGATATCGGGCCCCGAGTTGGTCTCCAGGGTACATCAACAAGCGGAACACTTTGGGGCAGAGGTAATCTTTGATGAAGTCGTAGACATAAAGAAGGACGGCAACGTCTTCTTAGTGCGGACATATGGCGGCGATGAGTACAGCGCTCTGTCAGTCATCTTGGCCTTCGGAAAGACTCCCAAGGAGTTGGGCGTGCCGGGCGAGGCTAGGTTTAAGAACAAGGGAGTATCCTACTGTACTATATGTGACGCCCCCTTCTTCAAGGGCCAAGACGTCGCCTTGGTAAGCTGGGGCGATCTGGCGAGAGAGCCGGCGACTATACTCTCCTCCACGGCCAACAAGTTCTATTGGATCTTCCCGGGCGAGAGGCCAATATACGACGATGAGTTTATGTCGTCGATAATGAACGTAGGAAAGGCCGTGTTAGTACCGAACAGTGAGGTCGTTGAGATAAAGGGAGGCACGAAGGTCGAGGCCGTCGTCGTCAAGAATAGAAAGAGTGGCGAACTCCAAGAGCTAAAAGTGTCAGCCATATTCATAGAGATTGGGTACGTGACTAAGACCGACTTCGTTAAACATCTAGTGGACTTAAACGAACGCGGCGAGATTATAGCGGACTGGGAAGGGAAGACGAAGACGCCGGGGCTCTTCGCCGCCGGCGACGTTATCCAGTACCCCTATAAACAAGCCGTAATAGCCGCGGCGCAGGGCGTCGCAGCCGCCTTGTCGGCGACTGCGTATGTCATGAGGATGAAGGGGAAAACTGTACACTCGTTGACAGATTGGCGCGCCGAAAAGCTCAGATAGCCGCTACCTCGTGGAGCTCCGACAGACTCCTCTTTTCGAGACTCCAGACGAGCTCTATTATTCTCTTCTGTATCTGGCTGGGTAATACCTTGTTGGTGTTCTCTTTGAACTTCATCTCGAGCTCTTGATCGCTCATGGGGTTCTTTGGATGACCCTTGGCGTAGTCCACTTGCTCTGTATACCTACTGCCTCCCTTAGTTAAGACTGTTATTCTATTCGGATGAGCCCTCGGGTACATCTTGTCCAGCTCTGAATCCACCTTCACCTCGATCTTCTTCATCAGAGACAAGACGGCGGGATCTCTAATTCTTTCGTAATGCTCTATCTTAATGGGGCCCCACAACAAGGCTGCCGCGGTTATCCACATTATGGAGTGATCCGCAGTCTCCTTAGTATGTGGATCCCACTTCTCCGGATCCTTCGGACCTATTATATCGTAGGCGGCCTGGAACGTCTCTATCGTGATTTTCTCCACGTCCTCCACCCTCACCCTATCCCTCAACTTGAGTGCTGCCTCAACGGCCGTCTGCGCGTGGTATTCTACAGGATAGGGCTTAATGTAAGTGTCGAGAATCCGCCGAGGGGGCGCGAGCCTCTCCATATCGCCCAGGGGCTCATAGCTGAACTCTCCGCCAAGGAGCTGTTTGATAAATCCCATCTCGCCCTCGAACGGTTTGAAGGGCCCTGTGAAGCCCTCGGCGGCCAACATAGTTGCAAAGACGGCATTCCTCGTGGAATTGGCCGCTGCGGCCCCCTTCCACATACTCAGCTCTCCAACGCGCGTCTGCCTCATAGCCGCGTGAGGCACCGCGTAGATGGCTAGCGCGTGTTGAATCTGTGTCTCGTCCAAGCCCATCAGCTTAGAGGACACTAGAACGCTCCCTATACCCAAATAGTTGACGTGGTCCCACCCATGTCTCCTCAAGCTCGCTGCGTCGCACAAAGATACAGCCGCCTCATATCCTACGGCGATAGCAGCTATCACAGACTTCCCGTCGGAGTTCAATGCATCCCCCAGCGAAAGGGCCGCGGCTATCATATCGCTCGGGTGCAGAGGCTCCTTGGACAGGTACGTGTCGTTGAAGTCGTGGTATCTTATCATGACTCCATCTACGAACGCGGCGAGCTCGGGTAGCGCTCTATATCTAGTGCCCAATACCCTAGCTCCGTTGTCCACCTGATACCTTGAGACCGCCCTACGCGCTAACACTACCGGCTCTGAGTTGAATGCCGCAAAGGCCACGGCGAGGGAGTCCAAGAGCCTCCTCTTCACCTCATGGACGACGTCGGCAGATATCTTGTCGAAATCTATCGCAACTGCGTATTGGGCCAACGTCCTCGATATTCTGTCCATGAGGGCTAACGCGCCCTTATTTTAAATGATACAGCCTTATCGATAATCTCGGAGATTCTGCTGTCGAACTTTTCGTAGTCGTAATATCCTATAAGCTCATAGAGCTCCTTGCGGGTCATCATCTTGCTCAACAGAGGCTCTTGAGTCCCGAGCTCCGATATTGTCCGTAGGGCCTCCCTCATTGCCCCCAGAGCGACCCTCAGAAGGGTGACGGGATATATCACAAACTTGTAGCCGAGCTCCTCCAATCTCTTGGCCGGCATCAACGGTGATTTCCCGAACTCAGTCATATTGGCCAGTAAAGGCGCCTTTATTCTCCTTGCGAACTCGGCGAACTCAGCCTCGCTCTCCAGAGCCTCGGGAAATATGACGTCGGCGCCAGCCTCGAGATACAGCTGTGCCCTCTCGATCGCGTCCTCTAGACCTGTGACTCCGCGGGCATCGGTCCTCGCCACTATGACGAAGTCGGGATTGCGGCGAGCTTCAGCTGCCGCCTTTATCTTCTTGGCCATCTCGTCGGGCGGCACCACATGCTTCCCCGACAAGTGGCCGCACTTCTTCGGCAAGACTTGATCCTCTATCTGGACGCCGGCGGCGCCAGCTCTCTCGAACTCCACCACGGCCCTCACGACGTTTAGCGCCTCTCCATAGCCTGTGTCTATATCCACAATGAGCGGTATATCCACAGAGCTCGCAATATATCGCACTACCCTCACCATCTCGTCCATAGTTATGAGCCCTAGGTCGGGCAGGCCCAGAGACGCCGTAACCGCGGCGCCTGAGACGTAGGCGGCCTTGAAGCCCATCGACTGTACTAAAAGGGCGCTAATTACGTCGTATACACCGGGCACTATCACTATGCCAGGTCTCTTTAGCTCTGCCCTGAGCTCGGCCACGCGTCTTTCCTCTCCTTTTTTAGGAGCGGAGCTTGCATGAAGTATACTACTCCTATTTAATTGTGAAATCGAGTGACCCATGGACAAGTAGATATTGATCTGCTTATGAAAGTACAATACGATTTCCCCCTCGTCGACAGACCATTTGAAGAAATAGGGCAGGAGCTAGGCCTCGACGAGGATCAGGTGATACAGAGGCTGAGCGGCTCGCGACGGCAGGCGTTCTCAAGAGGATAGGATCCGTCATGAACTACAGAGCCAAGAGACTTGAGGCGGCTCTGATAGGTCTTGCAGTGCCGGAGGAACTCATAGACAGAGTGGCCGGCGAGATAAACAGAGACCCCATGGTCTCCCATAACTTCCAGAGAGACTGGAGGCCCTACAACGTCTGGTATGTGACCAAGGCTTCCTCCAAGGAGGAGCTCGAGGGAAAGGTAAAGACTCTCGCAGATAAGTGGGGGCTCGAATACGTCATATTGTACTCTCTCAAGACCTATAAGCTTGACGTCAGATTTGATCTAAGGAGAGGCATATCGCGATCTAAGCTCAAGAGACTTCCGGAAGATCCGCCGCACGTTGATGCCCTGGGGATCCCAAGAGAGTTCTTCTCCAAAGTGAAGTCGATACCGCTCGTGCGCGAGCCGTTTAAAGGCGTTGCAGACGTGTTGGGCAAGAGCGTGGGCGAGACCTTAGACTTACTACTACAGTTGATAAAGTTGGGCGTGCTGAGGGACTTCCACGCAACTCTCGACGGAGAGAGGTTGGGGTTCCGAGAAAACGCCATGGTAGTTCTGAGGAGGCCTGAGTGCGACAGAGCCGCGGACTTGGATGAGTCGACGCACGTCGTCTTGAGGAACACAGTGCCGGGGAAGTGGGAATACCCGTGTTATTTTATGGTACACGCCGTCGACAGAAAAGTTATAGCCGAGTCTGTGGCCAGAAGTTTCAGAGAGGGCTACGACATGCTGTTCAGCGTCAGAGATCTACTGGGCGGGAGTGATATGGGCAAAAGAATTGAGTCCGTAAGCGACTAGGAGCCACTCTGAGGCGCCTCGCCTTGATAGCACCAGATCCCTCTCTCCTTCTGGACAAAGCCCTTCCTCCTCAACATAACGCTGTTGAGGTTCTTGCCGTAGTACTTCCTCACTTCGGAGAAGGTGAGACATTTATCGGGCCTCTTCAGAGCTTGGTTTATCACTGCGTCCCAACCTCCCTCATATCCCTCTGCAACAAGCTCTGGTTTCAACTCCTTAACTAACTCGGGCATCTTCTCCGATAGCGTCTCGCTGACGGCCCTCCTCACTACATCGTAGAATCTCTTGTCGTTTATCAACTCGTTGACGGCCTCCCGCGCCACGTCTATCAATCTAATCTTGCACGGCTGCTCCAACAAAAGTCGTATAGCATCGTCGAACGGCGCATCGGGCCTAGGCAAAAGCCTCCTCAGCCTTTCGACGAGGGATTGGTCCCTGATTTCAATATGCATAGAGGCGCGTCCTCAACGAATATATAACTTTTATATCACTTAAAGACTTGTAGCTTTAGCCTCTTCGGCAGAACCTCCTTTGGTAGCTCGGCTCCAATCAACTCGATATTAACCGTCTGCTCAAACCACGGAGTCGATCTCCCGAAGGCGCGGGGCATATAGTTCCTTATCTGAATCCCCTTGTGGGCCGCCGCATGGACTATTACCACTCTCTCTACGTCTAGTCCATTGAACCTTGCGTTGTTCTCCAAATTCTGTAGAACCCTCAGATAGTTGTAGGCGACTTTAACGGGCCATTTGGCCACGGGCCATCCGCCCCAAGGCGTCGCGTGATGCGCTTGCTTCTTCGTGAATCGCCTAATAGGTATGGGTCTCTTGAGGTTTACTGTGTCTTGTAGCCAGGACTGGGCTTGTTTTATGGTCATAAACTTTATGAATCTGCCGACCTCTACCGCCTTTTTCCACGACATTCTGAACTCGTTGCCGTAGGCTCTGGCTATTTGATCCTCGGCGATTCTCACTCCGAACCTTCTGAGGACGAGCTCTACCACCTCCTCGTTGCTCATGCTGTACTGTAAGCGCGCCACGAAGCCCCCGCAATCCATTATTTATAAGTGTTAGCACGCACAAGGCCGTGAAGAGCTATTGGGCGCTGATAAGGGGCGAGCACGGCGTTCTCACCGCCGTATCCTCTGTGGCCTCCTATCTGTTAGCGGGCGGCCGCTCAGCGCTCTATGCAGGTCTGATCGGGGGCAGCGCCTTTTTGGCCGAGGCAGCTCTATTCGCCCACAACGATCTGGCGAACCAGGCCGAGGACAGAGTCAATAGGCCAAACGCGCCCTTAGTGACAGGCAAGGTGAGCCAACGCGCTGCTAAGGTATTAGTCGTAAGCAGTGCAATGGCCGGACTGGCGATGGCATCGGCGCTATCTGCGCCGGCCCTTTTGATATACATCGCTGCCTTGGCCCTAGGATTCTTTTATAATATTAAGGGCAAGAGAGTGCCGTTGTTGGGCAATCTGATAGTCGCTTTTCTAACCTCAATGGTGTATTTATACGGTATGGAGGCTGCGTATTCGCAAAATATCTATCTTCTCTTATTGTTTATTGCATCATTTTTAGCAAACATTGGCCGTGAATTCGTCAAATCAGCGATAGACTATCACGGCGATCGAGCTGTCGGTATAAGGACCGTTGCCGCGATATTGGGACCTGGGAGGGCCGCCTCCTTGGGCGCCTATTTCACTCTGGCTTCTGCCTCGGTCGGGCTCTACCTATTTTACGTCCTCGTTAGGGCGGAACTATTAGTTCTAGCAGCGGGGGTGGCCATCACCACAGTGCTCCTCTTATACTATTCTATTATCTGCCTAAGGGGATCGTGGAGTAAGTACCGGACAGGCACTCTGTTTGCGTTCGGAGTAACCCTTGTAACATTGTTGCTACAGGGCATCCTCACTGTTATGATCGGAAGCTTTACCCCTTAGGTCTGAGATAGGCTCTGCGGGTTTATCTTCCACGGCAGGGCGACGAAGAGAGAGTCTAATAGCGCGCTCCATACGGCAGATGGCTCTCGATGATGGACATAGGATGGCCACAATTTTATTGTGGCTAACGTTGTCGTGATATGACTATAGCCTTAGTCGACCTCGATGGAACATTGATACCTCTGGAGGCTTGGGATCCCGTCTTCTACGAGCTGTCGTCTATAATTGCGTCTAGGGCCGGCGTTGAGCCTCAGGATGTGTGGGGGCTTGTTAAGGCATTACATTATCAGCTCATGAGGAGGTTCGACCCTAAGGCGTTCGATTGGCAGTACTTGTTCGAGTCTGTGGGAAGTAGCCTGGGCATATTCGATATTCCCAACATCGAGGATATTCTTTTGAAATACGTGGACAACTTCCCCGTGAACGAGGGAGCCTTTGAGCTTCTTAGAGATCTCAGATCTCTGGGACTTTCACCTGTTATAGCCACCAACGGTCTGTATAGATATCAGCATATTGTAGTGGAGAGGTTGGGGTTCTCTAAATATGTAGATGGCGTCCGCACGTCTGATGCCTACGGTTGTACGAAGAGCTGTAGTAGATTCTTCGAGGGGGCCTCGCTGGTTATTGGAGATAACCCCATCTTCGACGTATATTTCCCGAAGAAGTTCGGCGTGGCCACTATATTTATCGGCGAGTGGAACAGAGCTGTGAGAAAATACAGCGAACTACTGGGGATAGATGCGGGCATCGTTAGGCCCGACTACATCGCTGCAGACCTTATTGAGGCCCGCGCCGTCGTCGCGCGGTTCAAGGCCTGGGAGAGGTCGGCCCCATGATTCTGTTAAATTTGACGATCCCACCGCTTCTGATCATATACTTGGGGGCCTCCGTGCTCTCCAATTTGTCGCTCCCTGCTCCCCCTATGTCGCAAGTGGCCGCCTTCTGGCTGAACGGAACGCCCATACCCTCTTGGGTCGTCGGCAACAGATTGTACGTCCTACAGCTGGGCCAACCGGCCTACGTTGAGTACGTGCCCCAATATTACAACTCGACGGGGCTCTACGAGTTAGCTCTCAACGCAACGGCTGGAGCAGTAATAATGGCGCCGCCGGGAATCATAGTCGACGTTGAACCTGAGAACTATTCCGTGATCGCTATAAATAGATCCGGCCTTTTTATATACATTAAGGCGCCTCGCGTCAAGCTGAATTTTTCTCTAATAGCGATCGTTACTACTTCGACGACCACCAAGGGCTCCGTCGTAGCGCCTCCTCCTACGACCTCCCAACAGAGCGTTACGTCGAGCACCACAAGGGGAGGCAACGCGGCCTCGTTAATACCCTATGCGGTCGGCTTAGTCGTTGTGGCGGCCATCTTGTCTCTTCTTCTGCTCAGAAGGCGCAGAGACTGCGTAGGACTGGGAGAAACCGATCTGAAGATTCTGAGGGCTCTACAGGATGGAGGCGGACGCGTTAAAAGGTCAGAGCTTGGGCAAAGATTGGGGCTTCCTGCATCGACGCTCCACAAACATCTCCACAAGCTCTCCAGGATGGGCTACGTACGTTTAGTTACAGAGCAAGATGGACAAAGGGTGGAGTTAGTCAAGAAATGTTGATTCAGACGGCTGAAAAAAGCTCATCCTCGCAGCTCAGCGGATTCATCACCTGTAGAGTGTTCTATTGAAGTTATTTTATCTATAGCTTATATTGCCTAACATCCGCTATAGTCAGGTGACCTTCGCCAAACCCTGCCTGATGCTCTTCTCGTGCCCAGGGGACGGGGGAGACACGCTGGTGCTCCACAGAGGCAGAGCGCTCCAGGCCTCCAAGGCGGACCCTCTGGTCAAGCTGTACGGGGCGTTGGACACGGCGGTCGCCTACGCCCACAAGGCCGCAGGCCTCCTCCCCCGCCCGCAGGCCAGAGTCATGAGGCTCCTCGCCTTCTCTATGACGGAGCTCGGCTTCTACGTGGCCACGGGCAGAGCGCTCCATCTGGACAACGCCGTGGAGCTCTACAGGAGGGCCCTCAAGCTCGCCTACTCGGCCAGCGGCGATCCCCCGCGCAGCTGGATAGCTTGCTCCTCGCCCGAGTGCTCGGCCGTGGACGAGGCGAGGGTGTGGGCGAGGTGGGCGGAGAGGAGGGCTGTGGCGCTCGGGGAGGCCGAGGCGGCGAGGCTTCTGAACCAGCTCTCCAACCTGATGTTCGAGGTCATGGCCACCCTCCCGCACATAGAGTACAGATCGAGGCCTCTGAGGTGATCGATTTCGACGTTAAAGCGGTGTGATGCCGGGGTAACCCGCCACTCTCATCCGCCCCACACGGGGGTGTCGGTGTGGCGTCTCTATCTACTTGCTTGTTTAAAAGCTTTTGTTCAAAACTCCACTATGTTTTTGCCCTTCTCTTTCAATTCGGCGAGTATTGCGTCGGCCTTGCTGATGGGTAGCCTTATGGTATAGAGATATCCAGAGAGGCGCGCCTTGAGTTTGGCCACGTTCTCCTCTGGAAACCTCTTTACCCTTATCTCCTCCGCCTTTTCGGCATACTTCCTCCATATTTCTACCAAGAACACCTCCTTAGGCATGCCCGAGGATAAGTTAAGACTTTTTATTATTTACGACTGAAGGTCCCGCCATTCAAGTCGGGGGTGGATTTAAGCTTGCCACATTTTTCCACGGCAGAGCGACGAAGAGAGAGTCTAATAGCGCGCTCCATACGGCAGATGGTCCCCGCCGCGATGCCCGCCCCAACCGCGGCCTCCCTCGTTAGGGCCGAGTGCCGCCCGGCCCCATGCCCGATAAGCCCGCGCCGGAGGTATCTTGGATGCCGATGAAGGCATGGGCGAGGAGAAACCCCGCCCTTTAGGGCGGGGAGGCGGAGCGCGGCCATGTGCATATAGGGCGGCACGCAAAATATTTTTAAATGGCCTATATCGCGTTGGGTCATGGAATACGTCTATGCGGCTCTGTTACTACACTATGCAAAACAGGAGATAAGCGAGGAGAATCTGACTAAGGTCCTCCAAGCAGCTGGGCTTCAGCCAGATGAGGTTAGAATCAAGACGCTAGTCGCCGCCTTGAAGGAGGTTAACATCGATGAGGCCGTAAAAAGCGCCGCCTTCGCTCCAGTTGCAGCCGCCCCAGCTGCGGGCGCTCCAGCCCAAGCTCAAGCAGCCGGCCAACAACAAGCTGCTGGAGGCGAAAAGAAAGAGGAAGAGGAGAAAAAGGGTCCCAGCGAGGAGGAGATCGCTGGATCCCTCGCCGCACTGTTCTAAAATACAGACTCTTTTCTATTTTCACTTGGATTTAGTCTCCGGAGGACTCTGTACGACAACCATTTTAGATAAAGTTTTATGAACTTCTTCGATATCTTTATAGTATATTCTATATAGTTGGTTACCTATTTTTAATTCTATAAATTTTCTTTCTGGAATATATTTGTATTCCTGCACATGGATAGGGGCCTTAAGACCTGTGTTCTTGTTTATCACAATGCCTGTATCGTATATTTTGACATCGGTCGCTATAATCGGAAATTGTATTGGCCTGAAGGTAAAATAGTACAGGGGCGAGAAGATCGCTGTAAAGGCCGCAAAGAGCGCCACATATCCAAAATACGTAGCCAGGAAGCGGCCAAGGCTCTGCTCCAGACTGGCGCTGACCGCCGGCACAATCGTAGACTGAAAAGCGGGAAAAAGCCATATTCCTATCAGCATGATTGGAAACGCCATAAAGTATATCATAAATACTCTATTTAGTTTACGCATTTCTTCTTGAAATTCTCTATCTTTTTCTAAAGCTTTATTTGTATCTTTTTCATTTATTTCAAAAAGTAACTTGCCCTTTACTATCTCTCTTGCTTGAAGAGATCCCCTTCTATAGGCCCTTATTCCCAAGGCTGTAGTTATCGCGAACACTGATCCTATGTAGAGAAGTCCCACGAGCCAGAGATACTGCGGGCCCAACACGGCCATAACTGCGGCATAGCCGAATATTGTGCCCACAGTAATTAGAAGTCTAAGGGCCAGCTGATTCATATGCTGCTGTGATGTTCTAGGTCTAAAAGTTTTTCAGAAGGCGGTTTATAGCCGCCGTGAAGATAATCCCTATATGCAACGATACAGGCGGGCGTCTGCCGCCGTCCCACGGCTTCGGCGTACTTGTGGGGGAAGTAGCCTTCGATGCATGCACTGAGGCGGCGGCCCGGTCATTCCTTGAGAGAATCGGAGTCAGGCCGACCCTCGGCATCGCGGGCTTGGATAACCCCCATCACTCTGGGGGATTTTCTGTGTTTAAAGTACCTGTCATTAAGTGGAAGACGGGAATTCTTGACATTAGACTTAGGGGTATTCTCTTTAGGCTATACGGCTTTGGGCGCGAGACCATCATCCAGATAGGAAGAACTGTCATCTCCCCCTGTGGCATCTTCACCGTCCCCTTCGGCAAGTTATCCGCAACAGATATCAGGGCTGTATGTTTTGTGGGCGGCCTGGGGGGCTCTACGGCGAGTCCCTACGCAGTCGCGAGGATACTCGGAGAGCTACGGGCCTTGGGAGTTAGGTGCATAATCCCTTTACATACTCCGCCCAACATCATCAGAGAGCTAGAGCCCAAATTCAACGTCTATAGACTCGGCGCAGGTCAAGAGTTCGAAATACCTATATAGAGAGCTCCAACAAGACCCAATGGGTTTCCTTGAATCACTGGCTCTATATCTAATTGCGTGGGCCCTATTGGTGCTCGTAGCCTACCTCCTCAGAAGAGATCTCGTGAAGGGCCTCGTGGTGATAATGTGGAGCTCTGAGAGGGCGGCCCAGTTCATTACGAAGATATCCAAGAGGCTCAGCTTCGTGCCGTTGAGGATCTACGTCGCAGTCGCGCTCCTCCTATTCTTGTTGGCTGCATATTCGCCGTATTTCCCCATCCCCGCCGGACTCGGGGTGGCCTACATGCCCGGCTTCGCATATCTGTTGGTTGGATCGACATATCAGGCCGCGGCTGCGCTCGCCGGAGGGGCCTCAGTGCAAGAGGCGGCCTTGATAGGCGGACAGGCCGGCGCCGTGCCTCTGCTCCCCGGAATAACTATCCCGTGGGATCAATTGCCCTACATAGCGTTGGCAGTAGCGGTAGGCGTGGCTCTCCACGAGTTTCTGCACGGCTACGCGGCCGTGAGGTTCGGAATCAAGCTTAAGACAGCCGGCGTCTTCTCTGCGTTCTTTGTAGCCAGTGGCGCGTTCGTAGAGCCCGACGATAAGGAATTGAAGGAAAGTTCTCTAGTGGCAAAGCTAGCGGTCTTCGCCAGCGGCGTCGCGGCCAACGTGGCGTTAGCTCTGGCCGCCTTGGCTATCTACCTAATCGGCGTGAACCTAGGCTTGGGTGGCGCCGTGCTCACGAACATCAACGCGCCAACACATCAGTTGGGGCTCGAGCAGGGCGATATTGTAAAGGCCGTCAACGGCTGCGGCATTTCGACGAAGATAGCAGTGCCGGCTCAGCTCCTCTCTGTGTTGAACAAGCTCGTGGGAAATCCCTATGGGGCTCCGTTGTGTGATCCAAATCAGACAATAACGCTGATAATACAGAGGGGTTCCAACGAGCTCGTCCAAGACGTGCCGGCTGCCGCGTTGATGAGGGGCGCAGAGATACTCGGGCTAGTATACAACGGACCTCTCTATAGAGCCGGCGTGAGACCCGGCGATGTTCTGACCGCTATCTACGGGTGCGGCGGCGTATACCGCATATACTCCAGCGGCCAACTCCTTCAGACTCTCCAGAACATTGTTGAGAGAGATCTCTGCAAGCCTGGAGATGAAATCATAGTTACTGTCGTAAGAAACAATACGGCCATCAACTACACGGTGATATTAGGCGTCAATCCATCAAATACATCGAGACCGTTCTTCGGAATATATACTAACGGCTTAGGAGAGATAGGCTTTAATACACAGTTACTAAATATTTCTCTATTTTCTAATACATTATTTGTAAAAATAATTATGTGGTTCTTTTTAATTAATTTGGGATTAGCCATGATAAATGCTCTCCCCATCTATCCGCTTGACGGCGGACTCCTCGTACAGTCGTTGTTGGAGAGGGCGCTGGGAGAGAGGGGGGCGCGCCTGGCCATCTACGTTATTTCCCTTGCCTTCGCAGCGTTCTTGATATTTGACTCAGCTCTGGGCTTTATGGGCGGCATATATAAAGAGGTCTTCAATCTGCTGAAGTGAGACGGGACGTCCTCAGAGGCCTCCTCCTGGGCATAGCCACTATAGCCGTAGCTATATTCCTCGCCTTATTTCCGATCGAGCCGCTGTTATCTGATGAGCCCATGGCGAACGTTGCGCCCATAGGAGTTCTCAACGGAGTGGTTGAAAAGATATCCAACGATGTTTGGTTCTATCTATGGAAGGTTACAATATTGTTGGTCATATTCTTCTTCGCTGCTCTAGTGGCATCGTTCTTCGTCAGAATGAACGGCACCATGAGGAGCTTCTTCGCATTGATATCGTTCGCAATAGCTGTGTTCCACTATGCCAACTTTCTCACTATGGCTAATGATATCAAGATATATCCCTTCTTCATTGTAATTCCAATAAATATAAATGGTACAATAGTAAATCAATATTATGTTGATATAGGTTTATTATTTATTATTTATGGATTCTATAATGTGTGGAAATTATTTAAGGAATAGCTCCTCGTATTGTTTGACGTACTCGACAGAGTCTTTAAGAGACGCGAAGAGCCTCCTTGCGTACTCTACGTCTTTTTGAGTCACGGCATCCCGCCCATCGTCCCTGGCCTTTATATACGCCGGCACCAACAATTGGATTGCGTAACGGAGCGAGGACTCCAGGCCTATCTTAGTCAGAGCGCCTAGGGCGTCGTCTGACAGCTTTATTCCCTCCTCTGCCGCCTTTATCTTGATTATTTCCTCTATTTCCTTCTCGTTGTAGGGGTTCGTCTTTATTATGATCAGCCTGTCCAACATATCCCGCGGTATACCGTGGGGCGACTCGATGTCGGTTCCCCTTATGCGGGCCATCCCTCTGTTTGTCGCCAATATCAATATGGGCGCCATCTCGCTCTCCATAGCCCTTGATAGATAGGCAAAGGATTCTATATCTAAGAGGTGGGCATCGTCTATGAACAAGATCCCTGGTATTAGTTCGCCCTTACCTTCGTCGATGGTCTTCTTCACAAAGTTGTCCGCCTCGCGCCTCACCTCCTCCGGGATCTC includes:
- a CDS encoding ATP:cob(I)alamin adenosyltransferase; translated protein: MLFSCPGDGGDTLVLHRGRALQASKADPLVKLYGALDTAVAYAHKAAGLLPRPQARVMRLLAFSMTELGFYVATGRALHLDNAVELYRRALKLAYSASGDPPRSWIACSSPECSAVDEARVWARWAERRAVALGEAEAARLLNQLSNLMFEVMATLPHIEYRSRPLR
- the rpl12p gene encoding 50S ribosomal protein P1 — protein: MEYVYAALLLHYAKQEISEENLTKVLQAAGLQPDEVRIKTLVAALKEVNIDEAVKSAAFAPVAAAPAAGAPAQAQAAGQQQAAGGEKKEEEEKKGPSEEEIAGSLAALF
- a CDS encoding DUF2208 domain-containing protein, whose translation is MNQLALRLLITVGTIFGYAAVMAVLGPQYLWLVGLLYIGSVFAITTALGIRAYRRGSLQAREIVKGKLLFEINEKDTNKALEKDREFQEEMRKLNRVFMIYFMAFPIMLIGIWLFPAFQSTIVPAVSASLEQSLGRFLATYFGYVALFAAFTAIFSPLYYFTFRPIQFPIIATDVKIYDTGIVINKNTGLKAPIHVQEYKYIPERKFIELKIGNQLYRIYYKDIEEVHKTLSKMVVVQSPPETKSK
- a CDS encoding M50 family metallopeptidase; its protein translation is MGFLESLALYLIAWALLVLVAYLLRRDLVKGLVVIMWSSERAAQFITKISKRLSFVPLRIYVAVALLLFLLAAYSPYFPIPAGLGVAYMPGFAYLLVGSTYQAAAALAGGASVQEAALIGGQAGAVPLLPGITIPWDQLPYIALAVAVGVALHEFLHGYAAVRFGIKLKTAGVFSAFFVASGAFVEPDDKELKESSLVAKLAVFASGVAANVALALAALAIYLIGVNLGLGGAVLTNINAPTHQLGLEQGDIVKAVNGCGISTKIAVPAQLLSVLNKLVGNPYGAPLCDPNQTITLIIQRGSNELVQDVPAAALMRGAEILGLVYNGPLYRAGVRPGDVLTAIYGCGGVYRIYSSGQLLQTLQNIVERDLCKPGDEIIVTVVRNNTAINYTVILGVNPSNTSRPFFGIYTNGLGEIGFNTQLLNISLFSNTLFVKIIMWFFLINLGLAMINALPIYPLDGGLLVQSLLERALGERGARLAIYVISLAFAAFLIFDSALGFMGGIYKEVFNLLK